The following proteins come from a genomic window of Aequorivita marisscotiae:
- a CDS encoding T9SS type A sorting domain-containing protein translates to MLMTLFSGQFLAAQIVNIPDANFKQALLENHPVIDTNGDGEIQVSEAEAATNIFVHDKNITDLTGIEAFVNITSLTCSSNPISTVDLSNNPDLELLVIGRTNLSSLDISQNTALFTLYIDNTNITEIDTSNHPNLEFLNAAYGSLESVDLSNNPNLVILKLEDTNVETLDLSSNPLLEALGIYGTVIDDLDFSLLPNLKIISLGNNNIETIDFSENPDLCSVFIGNCPALEYINLKNGNNELLVPNTDCSINVTHGGLSSTSGLNVISNNPNLSTICVDDVDFAEQNFTLVPPQTQFTEDCNLAINEYAFTSLQYYPNPVGDVLNINLDRMITKVEIYSVLGKRIKDYTIDTKQAQLKVDDLTEGIYFVTVFTEDFRKVFRIVKSG, encoded by the coding sequence ATGTTAATGACACTTTTTAGCGGTCAATTTTTGGCGGCACAGATAGTAAACATTCCGGATGCCAATTTTAAACAAGCGCTTTTAGAGAACCACCCGGTTATAGATACCAATGGAGATGGGGAGATACAGGTAAGTGAGGCTGAAGCTGCGACCAATATTTTTGTACACGACAAGAATATAACGGATCTTACGGGGATTGAGGCTTTTGTAAATATAACGAGTTTAACCTGCTCCTCAAACCCAATAAGTACAGTAGATTTATCAAATAATCCCGATTTAGAATTATTGGTTATTGGTAGAACGAACTTGAGTAGTCTTGATATTTCGCAAAACACAGCCTTGTTTACTTTATATATAGATAATACTAACATCACAGAAATTGACACTTCGAACCACCCTAATCTGGAATTTTTGAATGCAGCCTATGGGAGTTTGGAAAGTGTGGACTTATCAAACAATCCCAATCTTGTAATTTTAAAGCTAGAGGACACCAATGTTGAAACTCTGGATTTATCGTCTAATCCACTTTTGGAGGCGCTGGGAATTTACGGTACTGTGATTGACGATCTGGATTTTTCACTACTGCCGAACCTAAAGATTATAAGTCTAGGAAATAATAACATAGAAACTATAGACTTTTCAGAAAATCCCGATTTATGTTCCGTATTTATTGGCAATTGTCCTGCTTTGGAATATATCAATCTAAAAAATGGCAATAATGAGTTGTTAGTGCCCAATACAGACTGTAGCATAAATGTAACCCATGGCGGATTATCATCTACCTCGGGTTTAAATGTTATAAGCAATAACCCAAATTTATCAACTATTTGCGTAGATGATGTAGATTTTGCGGAGCAGAACTTTACATTGGTGCCACCACAAACCCAATTTACTGAAGACTGCAATCTCGCTATTAATGAATATGCTTTTACTTCACTTCAATATTATCCCAATCCAGTTGGAGATGTGTTGAATATAAACTTGGATCGAATGATTACGAAGGTTGAAATATATTCGGTTTTAGGGAAAAGAATTAAGGATTACACTATTGATACCAAGCAGGCACAGTTAAAGGTTGATGACTTAACAGAAGGCATTTATTTTGTTACTGTTTTTACTGAGGATTTTAGGAAAGTGTTCCGAATTGTAAAGAGCGGGTGA
- a CDS encoding DegT/DnrJ/EryC1/StrS family aminotransferase — protein MNYQLALKKEIAAFLNCEVEEVILTWKGRVSLFGILKSLKLQENDEIIIPAFTCVVVPNAIIYNNLKPVYVDVDPKTYNIEISKIENAITNRTKVILAQNTFGLSSDMDALKVIAKKHNLFVIEDCTHGFGGSYKNHLNGTTVDAAFFSSQWNKMFSTGIGGFAIIKNPILREKMNEFERQLVTPSLKDEIVLKIQLFAKNILGYKALYWNALKLYRYLSKKNIVIGSSSGGEMGSTEMPTDYLKGLSNVQCKKGVFEVKRIKDNVTFRQNIAKYYDNILIDLGKEKLFAPPYAEHTYTKYPILVKDRDFFLQEAEKYKLPIHDWFISQIHPIKEDFQKWFLIPNKYPISEKLANHIVNLPTDFSVNNNLKKRIADFLEIQRSQIVSFEEL, from the coding sequence ATGAACTATCAATTAGCATTAAAAAAGGAAATAGCTGCTTTTTTAAATTGTGAAGTAGAGGAGGTAATATTAACATGGAAAGGTCGAGTATCATTATTTGGCATATTAAAATCTTTAAAATTGCAAGAGAATGATGAAATCATTATACCAGCATTTACATGTGTCGTCGTGCCTAACGCCATTATTTATAATAACTTAAAGCCCGTTTATGTGGATGTTGACCCAAAGACATATAATATTGAAATTTCAAAAATTGAAAATGCCATTACTAATAGAACAAAAGTAATTTTAGCACAGAATACTTTTGGGCTTTCTAGTGACATGGATGCTTTAAAAGTTATTGCTAAAAAACATAATTTATTTGTAATAGAAGATTGTACTCATGGTTTTGGGGGTAGCTATAAAAACCACCTCAATGGCACTACAGTGGATGCTGCTTTTTTCTCAAGTCAGTGGAACAAAATGTTTTCTACTGGAATTGGGGGCTTCGCAATTATTAAAAACCCCATTTTGAGAGAAAAAATGAATGAGTTTGAAAGGCAGCTTGTAACTCCTTCTTTAAAGGATGAAATAGTTCTAAAAATTCAACTTTTCGCTAAAAATATTCTAGGTTACAAAGCATTATATTGGAATGCTTTAAAGCTATATAGGTACTTGTCAAAAAAAAATATAGTTATTGGTTCTTCTTCTGGTGGAGAAATGGGATCGACTGAAATGCCTACAGATTATTTAAAAGGTTTAAGTAATGTTCAATGTAAAAAAGGAGTTTTTGAAGTAAAGAGAATTAAAGATAATGTCACTTTTAGACAAAATATTGCGAAATATTATGACAACATATTAATTGATTTAGGTAAAGAAAAACTTTTTGCACCTCCGTATGCAGAGCATACTTATACAAAATACCCAATTCTTGTTAAGGATAGAGATTTTTTTCTACAAGAGGCTGAAAAATATAAACTACCAATTCACGATTGGTTTATTAGTCAAATTCACCCTATTAAGGAAGACTTTCAAAAATGGTTCTTAATACCAAACAAATATCCGATATCTGAAAAATTAGCTAATCATATAGTTAATCTACCAACAGACTTTTCGGTTAATAATAATCTTAAAAAGCGTATAGCAGATTTTTTAGAAATTCAGCGCAGCCAAATTGTGTCGTTTGAGGAATTATAA
- a CDS encoding glycosyltransferase family 4 protein produces MYKTKKILIVHRYYYPDTPAYAVMLKKIAEHLSTEHSVEVLSSMPSYYGASTVGVKRKESLNKINISRIQLLPEKNRNFVIRIINTLLFAINVFFKILFRPKYDLITVATTPPIIIATVIRILSSIKGSKYLYHCQDIYPEIAYYNKNLNSKIFFNVLRFIDKKNNKKASKIVVLSEDMKNTLVKERGIDHSKITIINNFIRTETTNEQYFNYNDYGIKDTDFIVVFCGNLGKLQNLNSIIKLAIKCENYHQIKFVFIGDGVESKNLINQAGNLLNKSIFFLGYLKSEIASKALEQSNIGVVSISEPTYKTAYPSKTMTYLNAGLPILAILNKSSELAKFIIDKKIGFVAAPDDLNEMKRATIEYYEKNENSNQGYIKEIAQQEFGEEVILNKWSKLINSI; encoded by the coding sequence ATGTATAAAACCAAGAAAATTTTAATTGTTCACCGGTATTATTATCCAGATACACCAGCATATGCAGTGATGCTAAAAAAAATTGCTGAACATTTATCTACTGAACATAGTGTAGAGGTGCTATCCAGCATGCCGTCCTATTATGGAGCTTCTACCGTAGGAGTTAAGCGAAAGGAATCCTTAAATAAAATCAATATTTCTCGAATTCAGTTATTACCTGAAAAAAATAGAAATTTTGTTATACGAATAATTAATACTCTTTTATTCGCGATAAATGTTTTTTTCAAAATCTTATTTCGACCCAAATATGATCTCATTACAGTAGCTACTACCCCTCCTATAATTATAGCGACTGTAATACGTATTCTATCTTCTATTAAGGGTAGTAAATACCTTTATCATTGTCAAGATATTTACCCTGAAATTGCATATTATAATAAAAACTTGAACTCCAAAATATTTTTCAATGTTTTGCGATTTATTGATAAAAAAAATAATAAAAAAGCAAGTAAAATAGTGGTCTTATCTGAAGATATGAAAAACACCTTAGTTAAGGAAAGAGGAATAGACCATTCAAAGATTACAATTATAAATAATTTTATTCGAACTGAAACAACTAACGAACAATATTTTAATTATAACGATTACGGTATAAAAGATACCGATTTTATTGTGGTGTTCTGTGGCAATTTAGGAAAACTGCAAAATTTAAATAGCATTATAAAATTGGCTATAAAATGTGAAAATTATCATCAAATTAAGTTTGTGTTTATAGGGGATGGGGTAGAAAGTAAAAATTTAATTAATCAAGCAGGTAATTTATTAAATAAATCAATTTTCTTTTTAGGATATTTAAAATCTGAAATTGCATCCAAAGCCTTGGAACAATCAAATATTGGAGTTGTATCTATTTCTGAACCTACCTATAAAACTGCCTATCCAAGCAAGACAATGACTTATCTAAATGCAGGATTACCTATTCTTGCAATTTTAAATAAATCTTCAGAATTAGCGAAATTTATTATTGATAAAAAAATTGGTTTTGTAGCTGCACCCGATGATTTGAATGAAATGAAACGTGCTACTATAGAATATTATGAAAAGAATGAAAATTCAAATCAAGGTTATATTAAAGAAATAGCACAACAAGAATTTGGAGAAGAGGTAATCTTGAATAAATGGTCTAAATTAATAAACAGCATTTAA
- a CDS encoding HipA N-terminal domain-containing protein: MLKQFKKYIKSQSKAKDLPCTYEQINQNPKFQLKYNESIIGYLDYDGTVWSFIYSTWFKDQSELEPLFEFPLKDKVYISSELWPFFESRIPSLKQPKLQEYLESHPSDRNNKVKLLELFGITSVNNPYKLTLNL; the protein is encoded by the coding sequence ATGTTAAAGCAGTTTAAAAAATATATCAAGTCACAGTCCAAGGCTAAAGATTTACCTTGTACATATGAACAAATAAATCAGAATCCGAAATTCCAATTAAAATATAATGAAAGTATTATTGGATATTTGGACTATGATGGTACTGTATGGTCTTTCATTTATTCTACATGGTTTAAGGACCAAAGTGAGTTGGAGCCTCTATTTGAGTTTCCTTTAAAAGACAAAGTTTATATCTCATCAGAATTATGGCCATTTTTTGAAAGTCGGATCCCTTCACTCAAACAACCCAAACTTCAAGAATATTTGGAATCGCATCCTTCTGATCGTAATAATAAAGTTAAGCTGTTAGAACTTTTTGGAATAACTTCAGTAAATAATCCTTATAAGTTAACTTTGAACCTTTAA
- a CDS encoding IS256 family transposase, whose translation MKSTESNLDMEALIKQMGEELRSGKPLTGTGGVFTPLIKKVIESSLEGEMDAHLKQEGKTSKNRRNGRGRKNVLSSSGGLEIFSPRDRNGTFEPQTVKKRQRRLDMDLDKKILSLYGRGMSYRDIQDQLKEMYDVELSVGTLNAITDKILPDILEWQQRPLEGVYPVMWLDAMHFKVREHGKVVTKAVYNILGVNRDGEKQVLGIYFGDNESSSFWRSVLHELKQRGVQDIFVACIDNLSGFGDAVEDIFPQTDVQLCLVHQMRNSIKYASHLDVKPLVKDLKKIYTALNEQAAAQYLVQAEEKWGKKYKVIFRSWNNNWVRLTNFYKYPPALRRVIYTNNPIESYHRMVRKTTKTKGAFTSENAIVKQLYLATVNAQTRWNGTMFAWTSVRRDLVDYFDNRFLTDDTL comes from the coding sequence ATGAAAAGTACAGAAAGTAATTTAGATATGGAAGCTCTCATAAAACAAATGGGCGAAGAGCTTCGATCCGGCAAACCACTTACAGGAACTGGTGGTGTTTTCACTCCATTGATAAAAAAAGTGATAGAATCGAGTCTCGAGGGCGAAATGGATGCCCATCTCAAACAAGAAGGCAAGACATCAAAGAACCGTCGCAATGGGCGGGGGCGAAAAAATGTCCTTAGCTCTTCTGGTGGGCTGGAAATTTTTTCGCCGCGTGACCGCAATGGTACGTTCGAGCCCCAAACAGTAAAAAAGCGACAGCGCAGGCTTGATATGGATCTTGACAAGAAGATTCTGTCCCTTTACGGTCGCGGGATGAGCTACCGTGACATTCAGGACCAGTTAAAGGAAATGTATGATGTTGAGCTGTCCGTAGGCACCCTGAACGCAATAACCGATAAGATACTTCCAGATATATTGGAATGGCAACAACGCCCCTTGGAGGGCGTATATCCAGTAATGTGGCTCGATGCAATGCACTTCAAGGTAAGGGAACACGGAAAAGTTGTTACAAAAGCTGTTTATAATATCTTGGGAGTCAATCGGGACGGAGAGAAACAGGTTCTGGGGATTTATTTTGGTGATAATGAATCCAGTAGTTTTTGGAGAAGTGTCCTTCACGAGCTTAAACAACGTGGTGTCCAGGATATATTTGTAGCCTGTATTGATAACCTAAGCGGTTTTGGCGATGCCGTTGAGGATATCTTTCCCCAGACCGATGTACAGTTATGTCTGGTACACCAAATGCGGAACAGCATAAAATATGCATCCCACCTTGATGTCAAGCCTTTGGTAAAGGATCTGAAAAAGATATACACAGCTCTGAATGAACAAGCGGCCGCTCAATATCTGGTACAAGCTGAGGAAAAATGGGGAAAGAAGTATAAAGTTATTTTTAGAAGTTGGAACAATAACTGGGTCAGACTGACCAATTTTTATAAATACCCGCCAGCACTCAGAAGAGTAATCTATACCAACAATCCCATTGAAAGCTACCACAGAATGGTACGCAAGACAACAAAAACAAAAGGGGCTTTTACATCAGAAAATGCAATTGTAAAACAATTGTATCTTGCAACAGTAAATGCACAGACTAGATGGAATGGAACTATGTTTGCATGGACATCCGTGAGAAGAGACCTCGTAGATTATTTTGATAACAGATTTTTAACCGATGACACACTTTAA
- a CDS encoding sugar transferase has protein sequence MKVKRLFDIIVSFIGLMSFWWLIILAALISKLDTGLSGFFIQTRVGRDAKLFKLIKIRTMRHIPGIVTTVTTDGDPRISKIGRFWRKTKIDELPQLWNVLLGDMSFVGPRPDVPGLADKLEGEERLILKIRPGITGPASIIFKNEEVLLAKQEDPEKYNIEVIWPEKVRLNIYYINNYSLVKDIGYIIDTIFQRD, from the coding sequence ATGAAAGTTAAAAGATTGTTTGATATCATTGTATCATTCATAGGTTTAATGAGTTTTTGGTGGCTTATAATTCTAGCCGCCTTAATTTCAAAATTGGATACAGGATTAAGCGGTTTTTTTATACAAACTCGTGTTGGACGGGACGCAAAATTGTTCAAACTTATAAAGATACGAACCATGCGCCATATTCCTGGTATTGTTACTACCGTTACTACAGATGGGGATCCAAGAATATCCAAAATTGGTCGTTTTTGGCGTAAAACAAAAATAGATGAACTGCCCCAGTTATGGAATGTGTTACTCGGAGATATGAGTTTTGTAGGTCCTCGTCCTGATGTTCCCGGTTTGGCTGACAAGCTCGAAGGAGAGGAAAGACTTATTCTTAAAATTCGGCCAGGAATTACGGGTCCTGCGTCTATTATATTTAAAAATGAGGAAGTTTTGTTAGCTAAACAAGAAGATCCTGAAAAATATAATATAGAAGTAATTTGGCCTGAAAAGGTTAGATTGAATATATACTACATAAACAATTATTCTCTTGTAAAGGATATTGGCTATATTATTGATACTATTTTCCAGCGAGATTAA
- a CDS encoding sulfotransferase family protein produces MKYQPIFLIGAARSGTKILRDTIATNSEIEKIEYDINFIWKRFNEDIDHDELEVRDVKPQFKRFIFKYFNKKAKNKPFLIEKTVGNSLRIPFLLEIFPNAKFIILYRDGRDVVESVVRQWGEAPSNSYLFKKLFSIPIFQVFPFLLTYAYDTLKIKLGLVPSKKYLWGVQYKGCWNDLDKFTALEFCTKQWNQCTESIIKHRAKIKVENRLDIYYENLVKNPKNEFFRIADFLNLNEEDFDYSTLKSSNIGKSKNKLSNKDYEELNNRLKSTLIKLGYIK; encoded by the coding sequence ATGAAATATCAACCAATTTTTCTTATAGGTGCAGCTCGTTCTGGAACAAAAATATTAAGAGATACAATTGCTACAAATTCTGAAATTGAAAAAATTGAGTATGACATAAATTTTATATGGAAGAGATTCAATGAAGATATTGACCATGATGAATTGGAGGTTAGAGATGTAAAGCCTCAATTTAAACGATTTATTTTTAAATACTTTAACAAAAAAGCTAAAAATAAACCATTTCTTATTGAAAAGACTGTGGGTAATTCTTTGAGAATACCTTTTTTACTTGAAATTTTTCCAAATGCTAAATTTATTATTCTATACAGAGATGGCAGGGATGTGGTAGAATCTGTCGTTAGACAATGGGGGGAAGCTCCTAGTAATAGCTACTTATTTAAAAAATTATTTTCCATCCCAATTTTTCAAGTTTTTCCTTTTCTATTAACTTATGCATACGATACCTTAAAAATTAAATTGGGTCTTGTCCCAAGTAAAAAATATTTATGGGGAGTGCAGTATAAGGGTTGTTGGAATGACCTAGATAAATTCACTGCTTTGGAATTTTGCACAAAACAATGGAATCAATGTACAGAATCTATAATTAAGCATAGAGCAAAAATAAAGGTAGAAAACAGGCTTGACATTTATTATGAAAATTTAGTTAAAAATCCAAAGAACGAATTTTTTCGTATTGCAGACTTTCTAAATTTAAATGAAGAAGATTTTGACTATTCAACATTAAAATCTTCTAATATTGGTAAATCAAAAAATAAATTGTCGAATAAAGATTATGAAGAATTAAATAATAGGTTGAAATCAACTCTTATAAAATTGGGATATATAAAATAG
- a CDS encoding LuxR C-terminal-related transcriptional regulator, whose protein sequence is MAGKPKPMSQVKQMLRMRLKGKGIKTIARNLQISKNTVKEYIRKVETGNVPIAELLKLEDPILEAKLLAGNPSFKDDRYEPLKVRLKYFAKELKKVGVNRKVLYEEYCVDNANPYSYSQFCYHLQQYIKAVNLQWY, encoded by the coding sequence ATGGCAGGAAAACCTAAACCTATGAGTCAAGTCAAACAAATGCTGCGTATGCGCCTTAAAGGCAAAGGAATAAAAACCATTGCTCGCAACTTGCAAATAAGCAAGAACACGGTAAAAGAGTACATCAGAAAAGTCGAAACTGGCAACGTGCCGATAGCTGAGCTGCTAAAATTGGAGGATCCAATTCTAGAAGCGAAGCTTTTAGCAGGAAATCCATCCTTCAAAGATGATCGCTATGAGCCGCTTAAAGTCCGATTAAAGTATTTTGCTAAAGAGCTTAAAAAAGTCGGTGTAAATCGAAAAGTGCTTTATGAGGAATATTGTGTGGATAACGCAAATCCATACAGTTATTCCCAGTTTTGTTATCACTTACAGCAATACATAAAAGCAGTAAACCTACAATGGTATTAG
- a CDS encoding DUF5675 family protein, with protein sequence MEFYLHRIHYKGGTNGALFHKQQFLCFCIELPWRLNARNVSCIPDGTYEMRPFFSLRFKHHLRLIDVPGRSGILLHPANNAQTELRGCIAPVSQLTGIGRGLGSRRALDKVLMRIEGHRETHEAITLTVISELSGR encoded by the coding sequence ATGGAATTTTATCTTCATAGAATTCATTATAAAGGCGGAACAAACGGCGCGTTATTTCATAAGCAACAGTTTCTGTGCTTCTGCATAGAGTTGCCTTGGCGATTGAACGCCCGGAATGTTTCCTGTATTCCTGACGGCACCTATGAGATGCGACCATTTTTCTCTCTGCGTTTTAAACATCATTTACGATTGATAGACGTACCTGGGAGAAGTGGCATACTATTGCACCCGGCAAACAATGCTCAAACTGAGCTTCGGGGCTGTATAGCACCTGTGTCGCAGTTAACAGGCATTGGCAGAGGTCTTGGATCTCGAAGAGCTTTGGATAAGGTCTTAATGCGGATTGAAGGGCATCGGGAAACGCATGAAGCGATTACGTTGACAGTGATATCGGAGTTATCCGGTAGGTAG
- a CDS encoding PIN domain-containing protein produces the protein MTKNWDYIIHSVRFKCVLDTNVIYPIEIRDLLFWFAYYDLFTPKWSTHIFNEWKAVTSRKGINEVEANKRVDRVNKAFPDALVKNYSGLVGSLELPDPKDRHVLAAAIKTNANVIVTNNIKDFPKEYLSSFGLTVKTADDFLTDIIDLNPEQAVKAFKELVLNRRNPDLDEFQVLDILRKRGLKDTADFLHSQL, from the coding sequence CTGACGAAGAATTGGGACTATATAATTCATAGCGTTAGATTTAAATGTGTTTTAGATACCAATGTAATTTATCCAATTGAAATCCGGGACCTGTTATTTTGGTTTGCCTATTATGATTTGTTTACTCCAAAATGGAGTACACATATTTTTAATGAATGGAAAGCGGTGACGTCAAGAAAAGGTATTAATGAGGTAGAAGCAAATAAAAGAGTAGATAGAGTAAATAAAGCGTTCCCAGATGCTTTAGTTAAAAATTATTCTGGTTTAGTTGGTAGTTTAGAATTACCTGACCCTAAAGACAGACATGTACTTGCAGCAGCAATTAAAACAAATGCAAATGTTATTGTAACAAACAATATAAAGGATTTTCCTAAAGAATATTTATCGTCTTTTGGGTTAACAGTAAAAACAGCGGATGATTTTTTGACAGATATAATCGATTTAAATCCGGAACAGGCAGTTAAAGCTTTTAAAGAATTAGTTTTAAATAGAAGAAATCCAGATTTGGATGAGTTTCAAGTTTTGGATATACTTAGAAAGAGAGGGTTAAAAGATACTGCCGATTTTCTTCATTCCCAGTTGTAG
- a CDS encoding helix-turn-helix domain-containing protein, translated as MTKETFIKINKLSKDEQKLAVESYDALTSVIDQLRSKNPEIEIQETQERIKIPLSALKFLNEILKAMSQGKPFSLVPVATEVTTQKAAEIIGCSRPHIVRLLEDGQIEYTKVGKHRRIKFEDVMRYKKNMKKIQKQNIIDIMKSDEELGLYNS; from the coding sequence GTGACGAAGGAAACTTTCATTAAAATTAATAAACTTTCAAAGGACGAGCAAAAATTAGCTGTAGAATCGTATGATGCTTTGACTTCTGTTATTGATCAATTACGGTCAAAAAATCCAGAGATTGAAATTCAAGAAACACAAGAGAGGATTAAAATACCTTTAAGTGCCTTAAAGTTTTTAAATGAAATACTAAAAGCGATGAGTCAAGGTAAACCATTTTCATTGGTTCCTGTTGCAACTGAAGTTACAACTCAAAAGGCAGCTGAAATCATAGGTTGTTCAAGACCTCATATAGTTAGGTTGCTGGAAGACGGGCAAATAGAATATACTAAAGTTGGTAAACACAGAAGAATTAAGTTCGAAGATGTTATGAGATATAAAAAGAATATGAAGAAAATTCAGAAACAAAATATTATTGATATTATGAAGTCTGACGAAGAATTGGGACTATATAATTCATAG
- a CDS encoding HipA domain-containing protein: MSTPLTRESVIHKSGTNPTHGVIKPMRKKYYKVLTESVGGDAPKDVIRFYEYGRGRVKNSKSWPKYIAKIGHKWYPNESITEHFMTSIGKSFGIEIANSKLVFAEGYVRFLSEHFHSEEQSLIHGANILSRYLSEKDTKWLDDLDNQKLLKGEINIQDVILALQDVFPNETILDCFVDMLLFDCLTGNNDRHYYNWGVVTHIRNTHAPYFSPIYDTARGLYWNRDENFILSLHRDAESTQNNRLNKYVNKSVPKISIPENEKCNHFQLITYLRENNFIKEQHIVRWTNSTSLEKTLHILRKDFMKLFTKERSEIIEKILKLRFQKLQDIIK; encoded by the coding sequence ATGTCCACTCCACTTACCAGAGAATCTGTGATACACAAAAGCGGCACTAATCCTACACACGGGGTAATCAAGCCCATGCGAAAGAAATATTATAAGGTTTTAACTGAATCTGTTGGCGGCGATGCGCCGAAAGATGTAATAAGATTTTATGAGTACGGAAGAGGAAGAGTAAAGAATTCGAAGTCTTGGCCAAAATACATTGCCAAAATAGGTCATAAATGGTATCCAAATGAGAGCATAACAGAGCATTTTATGACAAGTATCGGTAAATCTTTCGGCATAGAAATTGCAAATTCAAAGTTAGTTTTTGCAGAGGGCTATGTGAGGTTTTTGAGTGAGCATTTTCATAGTGAAGAACAATCTCTTATTCATGGAGCAAACATTCTGTCTAGGTACTTGTCTGAAAAAGATACAAAATGGTTAGATGATTTAGACAATCAAAAATTGCTCAAGGGGGAAATCAATATACAAGATGTAATTTTAGCTCTTCAAGATGTTTTTCCTAATGAAACTATATTGGATTGCTTTGTTGATATGTTATTGTTTGATTGCTTGACTGGAAATAATGATAGACATTATTATAATTGGGGAGTTGTGACTCACATTCGGAATACTCATGCCCCTTACTTTTCTCCTATTTACGATACGGCACGAGGATTATACTGGAACAGGGATGAAAATTTTATACTATCTTTGCACAGGGATGCAGAATCGACACAAAATAATAGACTTAATAAATACGTTAATAAATCAGTACCCAAGATAAGTATACCAGAGAATGAAAAGTGTAATCATTTTCAACTTATTACATATCTAAGGGAAAATAACTTTATAAAAGAGCAACATATAGTCCGATGGACTAATAGTACAAGTTTAGAGAAGACACTACATATTCTTAGGAAGGATTTTATGAAACTTTTCACAAAGGAAAGAAGTGAAATTATTGAGAAAATTCTTAAATTAAGATTTCAAAAGCTTCAAGACATTATTAAGTAG